A genomic region of Rhea pennata isolate bPtePen1 chromosome 14, bPtePen1.pri, whole genome shotgun sequence contains the following coding sequences:
- the SLC6A7 gene encoding sodium-dependent proline transporter, with translation MKKIRQQHLRKPVMPDLLVSPSSQDGDLGSAYPEDRGNWTGRLDFLLSCIGYCVGLGNVWRFPYRAYTNGGGAFLVPYFIMLAICGIPIFFMELSLGQFSSLGPLAVWKISPLFKGVGMGTILIVSLVAIYYNMIIAYVLFYLFASLTSDLPWQHCGNWWNTDLCLDHRVIKAGNATFPINISNTVSPSEEYWSRYVLHIQGSSGIGDPGTIRWNLCLCLLLSWTIVYLCILKGVKSSGKVVYFTATFPYLILVMLLIRGVTLEGAWKGIKFYLTPQFDHLLSSKVWIEAALQIFYSLGVGFGGLLTFASYNTFHQNIYRDTFIVTLGNAITSILAGFAIFSVLGYMSQELGVPVNQVAKAGPGLAFVVYPQAMTMLPLSPFWSFLFFFMLLTLGLDSQFAFMETIVTAVTDEFPYYLRPKKAFFSAAICIALFLLGLILTTEGGMYWLVLLDDYSAGFGLMVVVITTCLVVTRVYGMKRFCRDIHMMLGFKPGPYFRACWMFLSPATMMALLVYNIIKYQPSEYGSYRFPAWAEVLGILMGLFSCLMIPAGMLMAVLREEGTLWERIQQASRPAMDWGPSLEENRTGMYVATLAGSQSPKPLMVHMRKYGGITSYENTAIEVDREMAEEEEESMM, from the exons ATGAAGAAGATTCGGCAGCAGCATCTCCGCAAG CCTGTAATGCCAGACCTCTTGGTGAGCCCAAGCAGTCAGGACGGGGACCTGGGCTCAGCATACCCGGAAGACAGAGGGAACTGGACGGGGCGGCTGgatttcctcctctcctgcaTTGGGTACTGTGTAGGCCTTGGAAACGTCTGGAGGTTCCCGTACAGGGCTTACACCAATGGAGGAG GAGCTTTCCTGGTTCCTTACTTCATCATGCTGGCCATCTGCGGTATCCCCATCTTCTTCATGGAGCTGTCACTTGGGCAATTCTCCAGCCTGGGGCCACTTGCTGTCTGGAAGATAAGCCCACTCTTTAAAG gtGTTGGCATGGGCACGATCCTCATCGTCTCCCTGGTGGCCATTTACTACAATATGATCATTGCTTACGTTCTCTTCTACCTCTTTGCATCCCTAACAAGTGACTTGCCCTGGCAGCACTGTGGCAACTGGTGGAACACTGACCTGTGCTTGGACCATCGTGTCATCAAGGCAGGAAATGCCACCTTCCCCATCAACATCTCCAACACCGTCAGCCCCAGTGAGGAGTACTGGAG TCGGTATGTTCTGCACATCCAAGGGAGCTCTGGGATTGGGGATCCCGGGACGATCCGCTGGAACCTGTGTCTGTGCCTACTCCTTTCTTGGACTATAGTGTATCTGTGTATCCTAAAAGGAGTGAAATCCTCTGGCAAG GTTGTGTACTTCACTGCCACCTTCCCTTACCTCATCTTGGTGATGCTGCTCATCCGCGGCGTGACGCTGGAGGGGGCCTGGAAAGGTATCAAGTTTTACCTCACGCCACAGTTTGATCACTTGCTGTCTTCCAAG gTGTGGATCGAGGCAGCCCTGCAGATTTTCTACTCCCTTGGGGTAGGCTTTGGGGGCCTCCTCACTTTCGCCTCCTACAACACTTTCCATCAGAATATCTACAG gGACACCTTCATAGTGACCCTGGGCAATGCGATCACCAGCATCCTGGCAGGGTTTgccatcttttctgttttgggaTACATGTCCCAGGAGCTCGGGGTTCCTGTGAACCAAGTGGCAAAAGCAG GTCCTGGCCTGGCTTTTGTGGTGTACCCCCAGGCCATGACAATGCTTCCCCTTTCTCCATTTTGGTCCTTCCTGTTCTTCTTCATGCTGTTGACCTTGGGCCTGGATAGCCAG TTTGCCTTTATGGAGACGATCGTTACAGCAGTGACAGATGAATTTCCCTACTACCTGCGgccaaaaaaagcttttttctcgGCTGCCATCTGCATTGCCCTCTTCTTGTTGGGGCTCATCCTCACGACAGAG GGTGGGATGTACTGGCTGGTCCTACTGGATGATTACAGTGCTGGCTTTGGTCTCATGGTGGTGGTGATCACTACCTGCCTCGTAGTGACACGTGTCTATG gCATGAAGAGATTCTGCCGAGATATTCACATGATGCTGGGCTTCAAACCAGGGCCCTACTTCAGAGCCTGCTGGATGTTCCTATCCCCAGCAACAATGATG GCCCTGCTGGTCTACAACATCATCAAGTACCAGCCATCTGAGTATGGCAGCTACCGCTTTCCTGCATGGGCTGAGGTTTTGGGCATCCTTATGGGACTCTTTTCCTGCCTGATGATTCCTGCTGGCATGCTGATGGCTGTGCTACGAGAAGAAGGGACGCTGTGGGAG CGAATCCAGCAAGCCAGCCGGCCTGCCATGGACTGGGGCCCATCACTGGAGGAGAACAGAACCGGCATGTACGTGGCCACCCTGGCCGGCAGCCAGTCCCCCAAGCCACTGATGGTCCACATGAGGAAATACGGAGGCATCACCAGCTATGAGAACACGGCCATCGAGGTGGACCGGGAGatggcggaggaggaggaggagtccATGATGTGA